Proteins from a single region of Nitrospira sp.:
- the hisB gene encoding imidazoleglycerol-phosphate dehydratase HisB gives MKKRGSASRQASIHRATKETDISVEWTIDGRGQGKIDTGIRFFDHMLELLAKHGFFDLTVKAKGDIDIDEHHTVEDVGIVMGKALHQALGEKAGIKRFGFASAPLDETLAQITVDLSGRPYLVYNVALPDRKIKAFDLGLFEDFFQAFVTHGGLNLHVNLLYGRNPHHIMEAIFKGLAKALDQATMPEERLAGKVLSTKGML, from the coding sequence ATGAAGAAGCGCGGATCGGCATCGCGGCAGGCCTCGATTCATCGCGCCACCAAAGAAACCGATATTTCCGTCGAGTGGACGATCGACGGCCGCGGGCAAGGCAAGATCGACACCGGCATCCGCTTCTTCGATCACATGCTGGAGCTGCTGGCTAAGCACGGCTTCTTTGACCTGACGGTCAAAGCCAAAGGCGATATCGATATCGATGAACACCACACGGTTGAGGACGTCGGAATCGTGATGGGTAAGGCGTTGCATCAAGCGCTGGGCGAGAAGGCGGGGATCAAGCGATTCGGGTTTGCCTCGGCGCCGTTGGATGAAACGCTTGCCCAGATCACCGTGGATCTCAGCGGACGGCCGTATCTCGTCTATAACGTGGCCTTGCCGGATCGGAAGATCAAGGCGTTCGACTTGGGTTTATTCGAGGATTTTTTCCAGGCCTTCGTGACGCATGGCGGATTGAATCTGCACGTGAACCTCCTGTATGGCCGCAATCCGCATCACATCATGGAAGCCATTTTCAAAGGCCTGGCCAAAGCCCTCGATCAAGCGACCATGCCGGAAGAACGGCTCGCGGGGAAAGTTCTCTCTACAAAGGGGATGCTGTAA
- a CDS encoding DUF4160 domain-containing protein — translation MHVHVYCERGEAKFWLEPTIELAQNSGLNARQVRLANTLIEEHENEIRNAWQSHFGR, via the coding sequence ATGCACGTCCATGTGTATTGTGAACGTGGCGAAGCGAAGTTCTGGCTGGAGCCGACCATTGAATTGGCGCAAAATTCAGGTCTGAACGCCCGGCAGGTCCGGCTCGCGAATACTCTCATCGAGGAGCACGAGAATGAAATCCGCAACGCTTGGCAAAGCCACTTCGGGCGCTGA
- a CDS encoding DUF2442 domain-containing protein has product MKSATLGKATSGAEVMSISKHGFWLLLADEELFIPFKEFPWFKEASVLEILKIEWPQPNHLYWPDLDIDVAVESIRHPEKFPLISKHPRQARRSRRPVKAGR; this is encoded by the coding sequence ATGAAATCCGCAACGCTTGGCAAAGCCACTTCGGGCGCTGAGGTGATGAGCATCTCAAAGCACGGGTTCTGGCTGCTCCTGGCCGACGAAGAGCTCTTTATCCCTTTCAAAGAGTTTCCCTGGTTCAAGGAGGCCTCGGTCTTAGAAATTCTGAAAATTGAGTGGCCGCAGCCGAATCACCTCTATTGGCCTGACCTTGATATCGATGTGGCCGTGGAGTCCATCAGGCATCCAGAGAAGTTCCCGCTGATCTCGAAGCACCCGCGCCAAGCTAGGCGGTCCAGACGTCCGGTAAAAGCGGGCCGTTGA